TCCAGGAAGTGAACAAGGATCTGGCTGAATCCTTTGGCCTCGACAAGCCAGCCGGTGCTCTGGTTGCGCAGATCCAGGACGATGGCCCGGCAGCCAAAGGCGGCCTGCAAGTGGGGGACGTGATCCTGAGCATGAACGGCCAGCCAATCGTCATGTCTGCAGACCTGCCACACCTGGTAGGCGCGCTCAAGGCCGGCAGCAAAGCCAAGCTGGAAGTCATTCGTGACGGCAAACGCCAGAATGTCGAACTCACCGTAGGCGCGATCCCGGAAGAAGGCGCGGCGCTTGATGCGCTGGGCAACAGCAAGCCGGGTGCCGAACGCAGCAGCAACCGCCTGGGCATTGCCGTAGTCGAATTGACCGAAGAGCAGAAGAAAAGCTTCGACCTCAAGAGTGGTGTAGTGATCAAGGAAGTCCAGGACGGTCCTGCCTCCCTGATCGGCCTGCAACCGGGTGACGTGATTACTCACCTGAACAACCAGGCTATCAACTCCACCAAAGAGTTCACCGACATCGCCAAGGCGCTGCCGAAGAATCGCTCGGTGTCGATGCGCGTCCTGCGTCAGGGCCGTGCAAGCTTCATTACGTTCAAGCTGGCTGAGTAATCCGCTAGTCCAATAAAAAGCCCCGCTCTCGATGCACGAGAGCGGGGCTTTTTTGTGGCCGCAAGGTTTAGCTCATCATGCCTTTGACCAGGCGTTCCTGTTCGATCAGCTCGCGCTGGCGTGCATCGATACGTGATGACAGCGGGAAGTTGCTACCCGCGCGACGCTTGGCGAAATCGAGTTGCTGGATGGCTTGCTGGAAATCACCCACCAGCGCGAAGTACTCGGCGCGCGCCTGATGCAGGCCGATGATATTGCCTGACAAACCCCGGGTTTCCGCGACCTGATACCAGACATCCGGATCGTCCGAGCGTGATTTAAGCAGGCCTTCGAGGGCTTTTTCCGCGTCAGCCGTGCGGTTCTGCTTGAGCAGAAGATCTACCCGTACCTGGTTCAACGGGTAGTTGCCTGGGTATTGCGTCAACATCCGGTCCGTACGCTGTTGGGCATCCGGCAGGCGGTTGTTAGTCATGTCCAGCTCTATCTGCGCCAGGTTGTACGTGATGTCGTTGGGCGCCTTGGCCAGCAGGGGCTTGAGATTTTCCCTTGCCAGGTTGAACTGCGAACCTTTGATCTGGGCGATGGCAAGACCATAACGCGCCACGTCGCTTTTCGGATTCTCATCCAGCTGGGCCTGGAAGCGTTTGGCTGCCAGCCCAGGCGTGTCTTCGTAATACAGCTGCACCCGAGCGCGGATCAGTTGATAGCGCAGGCTGTCCTCAATACCGCCCTGCTTGGCCTGCTCCGCACGGTTGCGGGTGTCGGCGATCCGCGATTCGGTCACCGGGTGAGTCAACAGGAATTCCGGTGGCTTGGCATCGAAACGGTACTGGCGCATCAAACGCTCGAACATGGTCGGCATGGAACGTGGGTCGTAGCCGGCCTTCTCCAGGTTGAGAATGCCGATGCGGTCAGCCTCTTGCTCGTTTTGCCGAGAAAAGCGGCGTTGTTCCTGGATTGCGGCGGCCTGGCTGCCGGCAATCGCGGCAATGCCTGCATCCCCCGCGCCAGCGGCAGCAGCGATGATGCCGCCGAGCAGCGCCGCCATCATCGGGATCTGCATGCGCTGCTGTGCTTCTACGCCTCGGGCGAAGTGGCGTTGGGACAAGTGAGCCAATTCGTGCGCCAGCACCGAGGCGTATTCGCCTTCGGTCTGGGCGTTGAGGAACAGGCCGCCGTTGACCCCGACAATGCCCCCCGGTGCGGCAAAGGCGTTCAACTGCGGGCTGTTGATCAAAATGAACTCCAGGCGCCGGTCATTCACCTGGCTGGTCTCAACCAGCTTGTAAACGCTGGTTTCGACGTAATCCTTCAATTGCGGGTCGTTGAGCTGCGAGACCTGGCCACGCAGGTAGGCCAGCCATGCTCGGCCCAGTTGGTATTCCTGTTGCGGCGAGACAATGGCAGAACTGGCGTCGCCAAGTGACGGCAGGTCGTCGGCGAAGCCTGGAGAGGCAAGCAGGCAAGCCAGCGTCAGCAGGGTAGGGCGCAAAAAAGTCATGCACAAAGCCTTTCGACAAAGACCTTACTGTAGCCGGACACTGAGCTTCGGACCAGATATTCTAAGCGCCCCCGA
This genomic window from Pseudomonas sp. Bout1 contains:
- a CDS encoding M48 family metalloprotease, translating into MTFLRPTLLTLACLLASPGFADDLPSLGDASSAIVSPQQEYQLGRAWLAYLRGQVSQLNDPQLKDYVETSVYKLVETSQVNDRRLEFILINSPQLNAFAAPGGIVGVNGGLFLNAQTEGEYASVLAHELAHLSQRHFARGVEAQQRMQIPMMAALLGGIIAAAAGAGDAGIAAIAGSQAAAIQEQRRFSRQNEQEADRIGILNLEKAGYDPRSMPTMFERLMRQYRFDAKPPEFLLTHPVTESRIADTRNRAEQAKQGGIEDSLRYQLIRARVQLYYEDTPGLAAKRFQAQLDENPKSDVARYGLAIAQIKGSQFNLARENLKPLLAKAPNDITYNLAQIELDMTNNRLPDAQQRTDRMLTQYPGNYPLNQVRVDLLLKQNRTADAEKALEGLLKSRSDDPDVWYQVAETRGLSGNIIGLHQARAEYFALVGDFQQAIQQLDFAKRRAGSNFPLSSRIDARQRELIEQERLVKGMMS